A region of Daphnia carinata strain CSIRO-1 chromosome 10, CSIRO_AGI_Dcar_HiC_V3, whole genome shotgun sequence DNA encodes the following proteins:
- the LOC132088399 gene encoding uncharacterized protein LOC132088399 yields the protein MSEQLSKLIDSSRVTSKDIAANNTLVREAHHTLDGLDQKIDAVKVDLSAKIEDLRTEVDEMKVQPRTIQDQRLPERSPVLQARQDVPALSPIRTMEDAVRHRRKLVATEASPRDPRRDAMTKMASRCGPTDHDEDEHSERSHAHSHRPRSSCCSRLQPPNFKIQPFDGNPKNYARFKAKFQALYEDYEDSPVLLFMLEELLAEEVRNEVGECLTDGTMYSVVWERLDAVYGRTEIMDQTYLDDLLQVPPLKSIDAASLKTFANRLHGAVATLSKSKYSHELYSRTTLMALEAKLTPYLKDKWNEKRKTTGVELNVLDLDDWVTLKSMSKQHGKNVFESLPTSTSKGVTPNSPIDPQQLKSWTHLRGIAVPTVQEEDVTPPAGTTGPIAFKTPFGWCLGGQIGLPQDGRPFIAHLATVERPENLNELVKKFWQLEANEVAIETPVLSEDDLRGKRILESTVKRIGNQYQVGLMWKADEVNLPNNRAAALKRLYALERRFHRDEEFAHKYDAVVKEYIGLKHARLLTTQEAQTETTKTWYLPHHGVFGGTSINQNLLRGPNLLVNLLGVLIRFRRNLVPVGADIEKMFHQVKVPEADQAAFRFLYRTPGSNSVPLTYQMTVHVFGAISSPTSCIFALNRTADDYRSQFPDVADRVRRNFYVDNYLDSFDSEDEVIKRSRQMKSLLQLGGFNLTKWTSSSRRVIAALREFGLASPTLDLDLEKLPVERTLGVMWDSERDMLTFKIRKPPHNVTLTKRAFLSIISSVYDPLGLVAPVTFVMKSLLQDVWTNEERIGRDDVVPEALSQRFYCCSKGFGAVAYFRTVFEDHSVDVSFVMSKTHVTPVKGLTIPRLELQAAVEGLNLAITICRELEIDLRGIDPRDVDELAYFHRGPPFLNLDPSKWYTWEEITEPEERDVNVIRVLAVKTEDENHIIDRCVARFSSLVKLQRVLAWSKRFADNARAKRRDEKPSVGELTVEEMVTSLAKCIIRAQELAFAEEFYALRKDLELPLRSKLRTFQPFLDEVGQMRIGGRILQAPIDYAAKHPIILPASQPLTKRIIWDHHVRNMHVKTERLLTDLRPRYWVLSGRKVVKSVLNNCWPCKRASAKPNPPLMASLPVHRLTPHLPAFTYTGIDYFGPLTVRVGGRGRRHEKRWISLFTCFTTRAVHLEVANGLSMEEFLLCFSRFVSLRGKPQVVYSDNGTNFVAAEQELKQALEELVAKHQELHTVMACQQIEWHFSPPHGPHFGGVWERIVQSCKRAMKNSIGNCLVTDHVLRTVIAEVAALLNARPLTHLSMDPEDPDPLTPNHFLHGGARPYVPQKLADVEDLNVTSKQFQQSQAILQHFWNRWLREYVPHLTERRKWQEDRPNVTVGDLVLVIEPNTLRGQWPMGKVLEVIPSTTDNVVRVVKVKLTNHPKPCIRPVAKLCIMVAVKDQEVYAKEEKMEPLTA from the exons ATGAGCGAACAACTTAGTAAGCTCATTGATAGTTCAAGAGTTACGTCCAAAGATATCGCGGCCAACAACACGTTGGTCCGGGAAGCACATCACACGTTGGACGGTTTGGATCAGAAAATTGACGCGGTTAAGGTGGATTTGTCCGCTaaaatcgaagaccttcgaacGGAAGTAGACGAGATGAAAGTTCAGCCCCGAACGATTCAGGATCAACGACTTCCTGAACGATCACCAGTCTTACAAGCACGTCAAGATGTTCCAGCCCTGTCACCCATACGCACGATGGAGGATGCTGTCCGTCATCGCAGAAAATTGGTCGCCACCGAGGCATCTCCACGAGACCCGCGGCGAGATGCGATGACCAAGATGGCGTCCCGTTGCGGCCCTACggatcacgacgaagatgagcACTCTGAACGTTCTCACGCCCATAGTCATCGTCCTCGCAGCAGCTGTTGCAGCCGTTTACAACCTCCAaacttcaagatccagccATTCGACGGCAACCCGAAGAACTACGCGCGATTCAAGGCTaaattccaggccttgtatgaagaCTACGAAGATTCTCCGGTACTTCTTTTCATGTTGGAGGAGCTGCTAGCCGAAGAGGTCCGAAACGAAGTCGGTGAATGTCTTACCGACGGAACAATGTACTCCGTGGTGTGGGAACGTTTGGACGCAGTCTACGGCCGAACTGAAATCATGGATCAGACGTACCTCGACGACCTTTTACAGGTCCCGCCATTGAAGAGCATAGATGCTGCGAGTCTCAAGACTTTCGCGAATCGTCTGCACGGAGCTGTAGCTACGCTCTCAAAGTCGAAGTATAGCCATGAGCTATATAGCCGTACTACGTTGATGGCCCTTGAAGCAAAACTTACGCCTTACCTCAAGGATAAGtggaacgagaaaagaaaaacgacaggAGTAGAACTGAATGTTCTAGACCTAGACGACTGGGTGACGTTaaaatccatgagcaagcaacatggaaaaaatgtattcgagtctCTACCCACGTCAACGTCCAAAGGC gtgacgccgaattcgccGATCGATCCTCAGCAGTTGAAGTCATGGACGCACCTACGTGGTATCGCCGTTCCAACTGTACAagaagaggacgtgacc ccgccggctggaacgaccGGGCCCATTgccttcaagacgccgtttggctGGTGTCTGGGTGGACAAATAGGTCTACCACAAGACGGGCGtccgttcatcgctcatctggccacCGTGGAACGTCCCGAAAACCTaaacgagctggtgaagaaaTTTTGGCAACTGGAGGCCAACGAAGTAGCAATAGAAACACCCGTTCTATCTGAGGATGACCTACGTGGAAAACGCATCCTCGAGTCTACAGTAAAACGTATTGGAAACCAGTACcaagtcggcttaatgtggaaagccgacgaAGTAAATCTCCCAAACAACCGGGCagctgcattgaagaggctctacgctctcgaacgacgttttcatcgggACGAAGAGTTCGCTCACAAGTACGATGCAGTagtcaaggagtacatcgggTTAAAACACGCCCGGCTCCTAACGACCCAAGAAGCCCAGACGGAGACAACAAAGACGTGGTACCTGCCAcaccacggggtc tttggtggcacatcgataaaTCAAAACCTGCTCCGAGGCCCTAATTTACTCGTTAACCTGCTTGGTGTGCTCATCCGCTTCCGTCGCAACCTCgtaccagtcggagcggacattgagaaaatgtttcaccaaGTGAAGGTCCCGGAAGCAGACCAGGCAGCCTTCCGATTTCTCTACCGGACGCCTGGCAGTAACTCAGTTCCTttaacgtaccagatgacgGTACACGTATTTGGAGCTATATCATCCCCGACGAGCTGCATCTTCGCCCTCAACAGGACGGCCGACGACTACCGCAGCCAGTTTCCAGACGTAGCCGATCGCGTTCGACGTaatttctacgtcgacaattaTCTCGACTCCTTCGACTCTGAAGATGAGGTCATAAAACGGTCCCGCCAAATGAAGTCACTTCTTCAGCTCGGCGGATTCAACTTGACTAAATGGACGTCGTCGTCGAGAAGGGTGATCGCAGCGCTACGAGAATTTGGCCTCGCATCACCGACGTTGGATCTGGACTTAGAAAAACTCCCCGTCGAAAGAACGCTTggagtaatgtgggacagTGAGCGAGATATGCTGACgttcaagattcggaagccgCCACACAACGTGACACTCACGAAGCGAGCCTTCCTAAGCATCATCTCGAGCGTCTACGACCCGTTGGGGCTAGTCGCCCCAGTTACCTTCGTGATGAAGTCCTTGCTCCAAGATGTCTGGACCAACGAAGAACGGATCGGGCGGGATGACGTCGTACCGGAAGCATTGAGTCAACGTTTCTATTGCTG ctccaaaggatTCGGAGCAGTAGCCTACTTCCGCACCGTATTTGAAGACCATTCCGTCGACGTATCATTCGTCATGTCGAAAACACACGTCACACCGGTAaaaggtctcacgattccCCGTTTGGAGTTACAGGCGGCAGTAGAAGGCCTCAACCTTGCTATCACGATTTGTCGTGAACTAGAAATTGATTTGAG GGGTATCGACCCAAGAGACGTCGACGAATTGGCCTATTTCCACCGAGGACCTCCGTTCCTGAACCTAGACCCATCAAAGTGGTACACCTGGGAAGAAATTACGGAGCCGGAAGAACGGGATGTAAACGTAATCCGCGTCTTAGCAGTAAAAACGGAAGATGAGAATCACATCATCGACCGATGTGTAGCACGTTTTTCCAGCTTGGTGAAACTTCAACGAGTACTGGCCTGGAGTAAAAGATTTGCCGACAACGCTAGAGCAAAAAGACGTGATGAAAAACCAAGTGTCGGAGAGTTAACGGTAGAAGAAATGGTTACATCATTGGCAAAATGCATCATACGCGCTCAAGAATTGGCCTTCGCTGAAGAATTTTACGCCCTTCGCAAGGATCTGGAACtaccactcagatcaaaacTTCGCACTTTCCAGCCCTTCCTGGATGAAGTCGGACAGATGCGAATTggcggacgtatacttcaAGCGCCAATCGATTATGCAGCCAAACACCCCATAATTCTACCAGCATCTCAACCGTTAACGAAAAGAATAATTTGGGATCACCACGTTAGAAACATGCACGTCAAGACAGAGAGATTGCTGACAGACCTACGTCCTCGCTACTGGGTACTTTCTGGACGCAAAGTGGTAAAATCTGTCCTCAACAACTGCTGGCCCTGCAAGCGCGCGTCGGCAAAACCAAACCCGCCGTTAATGGCTTCCCTTCCAGTACATCGTCTAACGCCTCACCTGCCCGCGTTCACCTACACGGGGATTGATTACTTTGGACCCTTGACGGTACGAGTTGGTGGACGGGGACGAAGACATGAAAAACGTTGGATCAGCCTATTTACGTGCTTCACTACACGAGCAGTACACCTTGAAGTGGCCAACGGGCTCAGCATGGAGGAGTTTTTACtctgcttctcccgttttgttaGTTTACGTGGAAAGCCCCAAGTCGTTTACAGCGACAATGGGACGAATTTTGTTGCCGCCGAGCAAGAGTTGAAACAAGCCTTAGAAGAGCTTGTTGCTAAGCACCAAGAGCTTCACACCGTGATGGCTTGCCAACAGATTGAGTGGCACTTCTCTCCACCCCATGGACCCCACTTCGGCGGTGTTTGGGAGAGAATCGTACAATCCTGCAAAAGGGCCATGAAGAACAGTATCGGGAACTGCCTAGTTACGGACCACGTCCTACGAACCGTGATCGCTGAAGTGGCAGCTTTGCTAAACGCCCGTCCGTTAACTCATCTTAGTATGGAtccagaagacccggatccATTAACGCCAAATCACTTCCTACACGGTGGAGCTCGTCCATACGTGCCCCAGAAATTGGCCGACGTGGAGGACCTGAACGTAACTAGCAAGCAGTTCCAGCAAAGTCAAGCCATTCTTCAGCACTTTTGGAacagatggctacgtgaatacgttccacACTTAACcgagagaagaaaatggcaagaagaTAGGCCTAACGTCACCGTGGGGGATCTAGTACTGGTAATCGAGCCAAATACTTTGCGTGGGCAATGGCCGATGGGTAAAGTGTTGGAAGTTATCCCCAGTACAACGGATAATGTTGTTCGAGTGGTAAAAGTAAAACTTACCAATCATCCAAAACCATGTATTCGGCCGGTGGCCAAATTGTGTATCATGGTTGCAGTCAAAGACCAAGAAGTTTAcgcaaaggaagaaaaaatggaaccttTAACAGCGTAA